CTGCTGCACTGGCGTTGACTTGAGCGATCTTAGCATCGGCCGCAAAAGGGGGTCAAAGCGCCCGGAGGACTACCCCAACTCGATGTTGTCGATCAGCCGCGTCTTGCCCACACGCACGGCCAGGCTGAGCAGCGCGCCCGGCTGTGCCAGCTCCAGTTCCTCGAGCGTCTCGCCGTCCGCCAGGCTGACGTATTCGACCCGGGCCAGCGGCTCGGCGTTGATTATGTCAAGCACGACCTGCCGGATGGCCGTCGCATCGCGTTTGCCCGCGTGCCAGTGCTCCGCGGCGGCGCGCAGGCCGCGCGAGAGCACGAGTGCGGCCTCGCGCTCGCGCGGCGAGAGGTAGCTGTTGCGGCTGCTCATCGCCAGGCCGTCCGGCTCGCGCACGATCGGCATGGGCGCGATCTCGACCGGCAGGTTCAAGTCCGTCACCATGCGCTGAATCACGCGCAGTTGCTGCGCGTCCTTGCGGCCGAAGTAAGCACGCTGCGGCTGCACGATCGTGAACAGTTTCAGCACCACGGTGCAGACGCCGCGGAAGTGCCCCGGCCGCGCCGCGCCCTCGAGCCGCGTGGCGATCGCACCCGGCTCGACCCAGGTGTCGAAGCCGGGCGGATAGATCGTGGCCGCTTCGGGCGTGAAGACCAGGTCCACGCCCGCGTCGCGCAACAGGCTGAGGTCGCGCTCCACGTCACGCGGATAGGTCGAGAGATCCTCGCGCGGCCCGAACTGCGCCGGGTTGACGAAGATGCTGACGGCTACCAGCCCATTTTCCGCGCGGGCACGGGCGACCAGGCTCAAGTGCCCGGCGTGCAGAAAGCCCATCGTCGGCACCAGGCCGACCGCGCCGCCGCACTCTTGCCGCCAGCGCCGCACACCCTCGATCGATGGCTCGACGATCACGGCGCCGGCCGCGGTGATTCCAGAGTCCCCGCGCCGCCGAAAGGCCGCGCCTCCTCGGTCGTGCCGTCACTGACCGGCGCGCCGGCGCTGCCCGCCGCCATGCGGCGCGCCTTCTCCAGGCCGAAGCTCTCCTGCGCCGAGGGGAATTCGCCAGCCTGCACCTCAGCGATATAGCGCTGCACCGCGTCGGTGACCGGCCCGGCCAGCTCGGCGAAGCGCCGGGCGTGGCGCGGCAGGAAATCCGGAAACAGGCCGAGAAAGTCGTGCAGCACCTGCACCTGGCCGTCGCAGTAGGGTCCGGCGCCGATGCCGATCGTGGGCACGCCGACCTTCTCCGTCACCAGGCGCGCGACGTTGGCCGGCACCGTCTCCAGTACGATCGCGAAGGCGCCCGCCCGCTCTAAGGCGGCGGCGGCGTTGATCAGCTTCACGACCGCCGCCGGAGTCTTCGCCTGCACGCGGTAGCCGCCGAGCTGGTTCACCGACTGGGGCGTGAGGCCGAGGTGGCCCATCACGGGCATGCCGGCCTCTACCAGCCGCTGCACCGTGGGCGCCACGCTCTGGCCGCCCTCCAGCTTCACCGCCGTCGCGCCCGTCTCCTTCAAGATGCGCCCGGCGTTGCGCAACGCCTCTTCAATGCTCACCTGGTAGCTGAGGAAGGGCATGTCCACGACGACGATCGCCCGCTCCGCGCCGCGCACGACGGCCTGGCCGTGGCGGATCATGTCCTCGATCGTCACCGGCAGGGTGGAGTCGTAGCCGAGCACCACCATGCCGAGCGAGTCGCCGACGAGGATGATCGGCACGCCGGCCGCTTCCACCAGCTTCGCCGTGGGATAGTCGTAGGCGGTGAGCATGGGGATCTTCTCCCCGCGCTCCTTCATCGCCTTCAGTTCGCCGATCGCTAGCCTGACCATGTTGCCGCCGCTCCTTGCCGCCGCGGTCCATCCCCGTAGGGTGACGGCCGCGGCGGCGCTGCCTGCTCGTTGCCTGGTCGAGAGTGACGGTCGCCGTCACGCCGTTCTGCCGTCATTGCCCTCCCGCGGCTGCACAGCGGCGGAACATGCTCTGCTTCGGGCGCGTGGCAACGCACCCCATGGGGCCGGATCGGTCCGAGTGAATCGTGCTGAAGCGATCATTGCAACTCGTCCTGGTCCGCCGATCCAGGCGAGGGAGGGCGCCCCGGCGCATCGACGCTCGCCGCCGCGCCTGACGCGGTCGGTGGCCCGCTCAGCATAACAAGCACGCCGTGGCTGTCAAAGGCGTGCCGTGGGCCAGCGGAGGCACGACAGAGCGACGGCTGAGCAGTGTGGGTGTTTCGGGCCGAGCCATCGAGACACCTTGCGGCCACGCCGGCGCCGCGATCCCGCGCCGGCTAATCGATCGCTTCGGTTGCCCGCGCCTTGCCGCCCTTCAGCGGCGCCCGTTCGCCGCCGTTCGCGCGGGCGAGCAGCTCCGGGTCGGTGGAAGCATTCGGATCCTTGTGCCAGTTGACCTCGTACAGCGTCATCGGCTCATCCAGCCCCTTGAGCTGCCGTTCGCCGGCCGGGATGAATCGCCACAGCGAGCCGGCGACGATTCCCTTCACGTGCTCGGGCACGAGGATCTGGGCGGCGCCGGCCTCGGCCATCACGCGCGCGGCAAGGATCAGCGGCATGCCGTAGACCCGTTGGCCGGAAGAGGGCGCCTCGCCGCCGTTGATGCCCATGCGTACGTCCAGCACGAAACCGCTGGAATCGTCGCGATTTCGATCTCGCAGCGCTCGCTGGCAGGAAGCGGCACAGGCGAGCGCGTCGTTCACCGAGTTGAACACGGCTTCAAAGCCGTCGCCGGTGAATTTCGACTCCTTCTTGCCGATAGCGTTATATCGCTTGAATCGCTCGCGAAACATGCCGTTGTGCCACTCGAGCAGGCTCAGCGCCCGCTCGTCGCCCAATCGCCTGGTCATCACGGTCGATTGTACGATGTCGGTGTACAGTACGCCGACGAACTTGGGCTTATAGATCGGACCACCAACGCGGGTGCGTTCCCAGGAGAGTTCCGGCGAGACGCGCAACTCGGAGGTGCCGATCAGCACCGGCCGGTTCAGTTCGAGCGGGTACCGCCGCCCCGGCTCCAGCTTCTCCGCCTCCATCCAGGTGCCGTTGGTGCTCCCCAGGTCCTCGATATACAGCGAAGCGCCGTCGGCGCCGACGCGCAGGTGCCGGCTGGAGATCGCGTGGTCCGTTTCCACGACCAGATCGCTCTGGCGCGTGCGGCCGACCACGAGTGAGCCGCCGTCTTTCAGATCGTGTTCCAGCGATGTTTGGCCGTCCTCCAACCGGATCTTGATCGTATACACCGCATCGCTCCCCAGGCAGCATATCACCGGCGGCAGAGCGCCGGCAGGCGTGCGCCGCCGCCCGTGCACGAATCGCCTTGCGAGCACCCGATCCGCGGGCGCTGCCGATCGATGAACGAAAAGCCGGCCTCGCCGGCCGGCTCAGGTGGAGGTGGTGCCCCCGGTAGGACTCGAACCTACAACCAATTGATTAAGAGTCAACTGCTCTGCCAATTGAGCTACG
This genomic interval from Dehalococcoidia bacterium contains the following:
- the panC gene encoding pantoate--beta-alanine ligase encodes the protein MIVEPSIEGVRRWRQECGGAVGLVPTMGFLHAGHLSLVARARAENGLVAVSIFVNPAQFGPREDLSTYPRDVERDLSLLRDAGVDLVFTPEAATIYPPGFDTWVEPGAIATRLEGAARPGHFRGVCTVVLKLFTIVQPQRAYFGRKDAQQLRVIQRMVTDLNLPVEIAPMPIVREPDGLAMSSRNSYLSPREREAALVLSRGLRAAAEHWHAGKRDATAIRQVVLDIINAEPLARVEYVSLADGETLEELELAQPGALLSLAVRVGKTRLIDNIELG
- the panB gene encoding 3-methyl-2-oxobutanoate hydroxymethyltransferase, which translates into the protein MVRLAIGELKAMKERGEKIPMLTAYDYPTAKLVEAAGVPIILVGDSLGMVVLGYDSTLPVTIEDMIRHGQAVVRGAERAIVVVDMPFLSYQVSIEEALRNAGRILKETGATAVKLEGGQSVAPTVQRLVEAGMPVMGHLGLTPQSVNQLGGYRVQAKTPAAVVKLINAAAALERAGAFAIVLETVPANVARLVTEKVGVPTIGIGAGPYCDGQVQVLHDFLGLFPDFLPRHARRFAELAGPVTDAVQRYIAEVQAGEFPSAQESFGLEKARRMAAGSAGAPVSDGTTEEARPFGGAGTLESPRPAP
- a CDS encoding adenylate/guanylate cyclase domain-containing protein yields the protein MYTIKIRLEDGQTSLEHDLKDGGSLVVGRTRQSDLVVETDHAISSRHLRVGADGASLYIEDLGSTNGTWMEAEKLEPGRRYPLELNRPVLIGTSELRVSPELSWERTRVGGPIYKPKFVGVLYTDIVQSTVMTRRLGDERALSLLEWHNGMFRERFKRYNAIGKKESKFTGDGFEAVFNSVNDALACAASCQRALRDRNRDDSSGFVLDVRMGINGGEAPSSGQRVYGMPLILAARVMAEAGAAQILVPEHVKGIVAGSLWRFIPAGERQLKGLDEPMTLYEVNWHKDPNASTDPELLARANGGERAPLKGGKARATEAID